A region from the Cellvibrio sp. PSBB006 genome encodes:
- a CDS encoding alpha/beta fold hydrolase: MKTTLSKDGTVLAYDTYGSGPALIYITGATCFRTFMPVVQGAKTISQAFTVYNYDRRGRGDSGDTLPYTIEREVDDIAALIEAAGGSAYLYGHSSGAVLALEAALRLGDKVKGVAIYDAAYAGDEEERADYEILAERVYELLRAGENAKAIRCFYKGIGMPAMFIMLMPLMPGWKTMKALAPTLAYDIALTRDLPPVERLAAINVPTYIWYGEKSPASMHRVAKRIADALSSAKLTEFVGQDHMVSEKRLLPLLVTCFKKNFTCPCRSD, encoded by the coding sequence ATGAAAACCACTTTATCCAAAGACGGCACTGTATTGGCGTATGACACCTACGGCAGCGGCCCGGCTTTGATCTATATCACTGGCGCTACCTGCTTCCGCACTTTTATGCCTGTGGTGCAGGGCGCCAAGACAATTAGCCAAGCGTTCACGGTCTACAACTATGATCGTCGGGGGCGCGGCGACAGTGGCGATACACTGCCTTACACCATCGAGCGCGAGGTCGACGACATTGCGGCGTTGATTGAAGCCGCAGGTGGTTCGGCCTATTTATACGGCCATTCTTCAGGAGCGGTGCTGGCGTTGGAAGCTGCGCTGCGTTTGGGCGATAAGGTTAAGGGCGTTGCGATTTACGATGCCGCCTATGCCGGTGATGAAGAGGAGCGCGCGGATTATGAAATCCTGGCTGAACGTGTCTATGAATTATTGCGCGCGGGCGAGAACGCGAAAGCGATTCGGTGTTTCTATAAAGGCATTGGTATGCCGGCCATGTTTATCATGCTGATGCCCTTGATGCCCGGCTGGAAAACCATGAAGGCGCTCGCACCGACGCTGGCTTATGACATTGCCTTAACGCGCGACTTGCCACCCGTTGAACGCCTTGCAGCGATTAACGTGCCGACGTATATCTGGTATGGCGAAAAGAGTCCGGCGAGTATGCACCGCGTGGCGAAACGCATTGCCGATGCATTGTCTTCGGCAAAACTGACCGAATTTGTGGGTCAGGATCATATGGTGAGTGAAAAACGTTTATTACCGCTGTTGGTGACCTGTTTTAAGAAAAATTTCACATGCCCATGTAGGTCGGATTAG
- a CDS encoding LysR family transcriptional regulator produces the protein MTIISERAQLEQLLAVYEQGSFSAAARALDCQVASVSRAVAQLEARLGVDLFARTTRKVIPTEEGHRFVQQIRPALLQIAEAEAELRSLSAEPAGKLRVDAASPFILHQLVPLMAEFRARYPRIQLELVSGEALIDLLEQRTDLAIRIGGLTDSNLHARLLGRSPLHLVASPDYLAQLGKPTSIEELNRHRLIGFADIPKLNLWHFSAGALSITPVIAASSGETVLQLCLQGHGIALLSRFMVHKALAEGALVEVLPGSLQSPHPREQVQAVYYRNTAVSSRISAFLDHIGPRLSL, from the coding sequence ATGACAATAATCTCGGAAAGGGCACAACTGGAACAGCTGTTGGCCGTGTATGAACAAGGCAGCTTTTCGGCGGCGGCGCGCGCGCTGGACTGCCAGGTGGCCTCGGTATCCCGCGCGGTCGCCCAGTTGGAGGCGAGGCTTGGGGTGGATTTGTTTGCGCGTACCACACGCAAGGTGATTCCCACGGAAGAGGGGCATCGCTTTGTGCAGCAGATCAGGCCAGCGCTGTTGCAAATCGCCGAGGCGGAGGCCGAGCTCAGGAGTTTATCGGCCGAGCCGGCCGGCAAGTTGCGCGTCGATGCGGCCAGTCCGTTTATCCTGCATCAGCTGGTGCCTTTGATGGCTGAATTCCGCGCGCGTTATCCCCGCATTCAGCTTGAGCTGGTGTCCGGTGAGGCCTTGATTGATTTGCTGGAACAACGCACCGACCTGGCGATCCGTATCGGCGGCCTGACGGATTCCAACCTGCACGCGCGCCTGCTCGGTCGCAGTCCATTGCATCTGGTGGCCAGCCCGGATTATCTGGCGCAGTTGGGCAAGCCGACGAGTATTGAAGAACTCAACCGCCATCGCCTGATCGGGTTTGCCGACATTCCCAAATTAAACCTGTGGCATTTCAGCGCTGGCGCTTTGTCGATCACGCCGGTGATTGCGGCGAGCAGTGGTGAGACGGTGTTGCAGTTGTGTTTGCAGGGGCATGGCATTGCGCTTCTGTCGCGCTTCATGGTGCATAAGGCGTTGGCGGAAGGTGCGCTGGTGGAAGTCTTGCCGGGCAGTTTGCAAAGCCCGCACCCACGGGAGCAGGTGCAGGCGGTTTACTATCGCAATACGGCCGTGTCATCGCGGATCAGCGCCTTTCTGGACCATATTGGGCCGCGGCTTTCGCTTTAA
- a CDS encoding HEAT repeat domain-containing protein, which translates to MSLTVYTKKHLLLAAAVGALTTYMVIHPSAEDAETNPKITALENKIIDLEIILAKKEQELLDARLFAFDSAEQQRPIEKKTTTTTPDVVTAMQAEEADVQAAISESTAARDQAVKDLVTQTENDPRSLTEKINELLASNPSRENLAIASKSLYDMAENPTILPDYALSALYHNQTNPDIKRVAAQVMSLRGDNTLIEKQITDAQTGLSSPNPETRQKTLVELAKTRYHSAADAIAPLLQDKDIGVKLDALLALRATGNESHVYLAQALVNHPDESVSWLAKDVISDLQILSDRARTQIASTDIVAELPVAEAP; encoded by the coding sequence ATGAGTCTTACGGTATATACCAAAAAACATTTGCTGTTAGCCGCCGCTGTCGGTGCGCTGACGACCTACATGGTTATTCATCCCAGCGCAGAAGATGCCGAAACAAATCCGAAAATAACCGCGCTGGAAAATAAAATTATCGACCTGGAAATAATATTGGCAAAAAAAGAACAAGAACTGCTCGACGCACGTTTATTTGCGTTTGATTCCGCCGAGCAACAGCGCCCTATAGAGAAGAAAACCACCACCACCACACCTGATGTGGTAACCGCCATGCAGGCTGAAGAAGCCGACGTTCAAGCAGCCATAAGCGAATCAACTGCCGCGCGCGATCAAGCGGTAAAAGATCTGGTTACGCAAACGGAAAACGACCCGCGCTCGCTCACCGAAAAAATCAACGAACTGCTGGCGAGCAACCCCAGCCGCGAAAACCTTGCCATTGCCAGCAAAAGCCTTTACGACATGGCAGAGAACCCGACCATCCTGCCCGACTACGCGCTCAGTGCGCTTTACCACAATCAAACCAACCCGGATATTAAACGCGTTGCCGCACAAGTGATGTCGCTGCGTGGCGACAACACCTTAATTGAAAAACAAATCACCGACGCGCAAACCGGCCTGAGCAGCCCCAACCCGGAAACGCGCCAAAAAACCCTGGTTGAACTAGCGAAAACCCGCTACCACAGCGCCGCCGATGCCATCGCGCCCTTACTACAAGACAAGGACATCGGCGTAAAACTCGATGCGCTCCTCGCGCTACGCGCTACCGGCAACGAAAGCCATGTGTACCTGGCGCAGGCGTTGGTTAACCACCCGGATGAATCGGTCAGTTGGTTAGCGAAAGACGTGATCAGTGATTTGCAAATTCTCAGCGACCGTGCGCGCACGCAGATTGCGAGTACGGATATTGTGGCGGAGTTACCGGTGGCTGAGGCGCCGTAA
- a CDS encoding non-reducing end alpha-L-arabinofuranosidase family hydrolase produces the protein MYLVNLNPTLSSAIKRACSVIGVSAALAAFTHGASAACTYSIDNEWGSGFVASITITNDTNSPISNWSVNWQYNTNRMSSGWNANFSGSNPYTATNMGWNGNIAPGQSVSFGVQGETNGGSIERPTINGSVCGGGSTSSTPASSSSAPSTSSSSSSVASSVAPSTLVLQESQGGFCRVDGTVDNNHSGFTGAGFANTNNAQGAAIVWAVQAASSGPRTLTFRMANGGTGNRNGALLINGGSNGNYSVSLPATGGWANWQTVSVEVDLVQGNNVLQLSASTAEGLPNIDSLSVAGASVTAGNCGNTSSSSSSSSSSSSSSSPSCALPNRFSWTSTPPLISPQRSNWASVKDPSIVRYNGLYHIFATVFDTSTGGDGSWGSIYMNFADWNQAGSATQVPFQGTAMGNAVAPQVFFFRPHNRWYQITQWAGAYSTTTDITNPSSWSPKQKLLQGEPSGALDFWVICNDTHCYLYFSRDDGVLYMSKTTIGNFPNFSGYSIVMEDHRGNGNSFLFEAANVYKVDGFNQYLLLVEAYYTPGYGPRYFRSWTAPSLDGPWTALADTEANPFAGENNVQWPQGKWSRGISHGELVRSGYDEKLTIDPCNLEFLYQGEAGTASSYGRIPYKLGLLRLNR, from the coding sequence ATGTATTTAGTAAACCTCAACCCGACACTGTCGAGCGCGATCAAGCGTGCGTGCAGTGTCATTGGTGTGAGTGCGGCGCTTGCCGCCTTCACGCATGGCGCGTCCGCCGCCTGTACCTATTCAATCGATAACGAATGGGGCTCAGGTTTTGTGGCGAGCATTACCATCACCAACGATACCAACTCACCGATCAGTAACTGGAGTGTGAATTGGCAATACAACACCAATCGCATGTCGAGCGGTTGGAATGCGAATTTTTCCGGCTCCAATCCTTATACAGCCACCAACATGGGTTGGAACGGCAACATTGCGCCGGGCCAATCGGTAAGTTTTGGTGTGCAGGGTGAAACCAACGGCGGCAGCATCGAGCGCCCGACCATCAACGGCAGTGTGTGCGGTGGTGGTTCAACATCTTCGACGCCAGCGAGTTCTTCCAGTGCGCCGAGCACCAGTTCCAGCAGCAGTTCGGTTGCCAGTTCTGTCGCACCATCAACACTGGTGTTGCAGGAATCCCAGGGCGGTTTCTGTCGCGTTGACGGTACGGTCGATAACAATCACAGCGGATTTACCGGTGCAGGATTTGCCAACACCAACAACGCGCAAGGTGCGGCAATTGTATGGGCCGTACAGGCCGCCAGCAGCGGTCCGCGCACCTTGACCTTCCGCATGGCCAACGGCGGTACTGGCAATCGCAATGGTGCCTTGTTAATTAATGGTGGCAGTAACGGAAATTATTCGGTCAGCTTGCCTGCAACGGGCGGCTGGGCAAACTGGCAAACCGTATCTGTTGAAGTGGATTTGGTGCAAGGTAACAATGTTCTGCAATTGTCAGCATCAACTGCAGAAGGTTTGCCGAATATCGATTCGCTGAGTGTTGCCGGTGCCAGTGTAACGGCGGGCAACTGCGGTAATACAAGCTCCAGTTCCAGTTCTTCTTCCAGCAGTTCTTCATCCAGCTCGCCGTCCTGCGCGTTGCCGAATCGTTTCTCCTGGACCTCGACACCGCCGCTGATTTCACCACAGCGTTCCAACTGGGCATCGGTAAAAGATCCAAGCATTGTGCGTTACAACGGTTTGTATCACATCTTCGCTACGGTGTTTGATACCTCTACCGGTGGTGATGGCAGTTGGGGTTCGATCTATATGAATTTCGCCGATTGGAATCAGGCCGGTTCTGCAACGCAAGTGCCCTTCCAGGGAACCGCGATGGGTAATGCGGTTGCGCCACAGGTATTTTTCTTCCGCCCGCATAATCGCTGGTATCAAATTACACAATGGGCCGGTGCTTATTCCACGACAACGGATATCACCAACCCGAGCAGCTGGTCGCCCAAACAAAAATTGTTGCAAGGTGAGCCCAGCGGCGCCCTGGATTTCTGGGTGATTTGTAACGATACCCACTGCTATTTATATTTCTCGCGCGACGACGGCGTGTTGTACATGTCCAAAACGACTATCGGCAATTTCCCCAACTTCTCCGGCTATTCCATCGTGATGGAAGATCATCGCGGCAATGGCAACAGCTTCCTGTTTGAAGCGGCGAATGTGTATAAAGTCGATGGCTTTAATCAGTACTTGTTGTTGGTGGAAGCGTACTACACGCCCGGTTATGGCCCGCGTTATTTCCGTTCCTGGACCGCCCCCAGTCTTGATGGCCCCTGGACGGCGTTGGCCGATACCGAAGCCAATCCCTTTGCCGGTGAAAACAATGTGCAATGGCCACAAGGAAAATGGTCGCGGGGCATCAGTCATGGTGAGTTGGTGCGTTCCGGCTACGATGAAAAACTCACGATTGATCCCTGCAACCTGGAATTCCTCTATCAAGGCGAGGCGGGCACGGCATCGTCCTACGGCAGGATTCCTTACAAGCTCGGTTTGTTGCGTTTGAATCGATAA
- a CDS encoding family 43 glycosylhydrolase gives MNITQHLRKRLLGRATPLLILAMAASSIVLPAQAACEYTITNQWGNGFTASIKITNNTNAAVNNWNVSWQYASDNRITNSWNASVSGSNPYAASNASWNGNLSAGQSTEFGFQGTKGNAAPEIPTLSGALCGGGNPISSSSSSAQSSVVVSSSSALSSSSVMTSASSSSYSPPANNFAENGGVEDGLTNWATTAGTIARNTQERRSGSASALITGRTSAWNGLTFNVGSLTQGNTYDVAVWVKLAAGSPDAEIILTAKREDDADSSSYNEYSNIARATANANSWTLVRGNYTQSGTPFQHFIIESSNTSVSYYADDFSVGGERDDEPVDLVEASNPIIWADVPDPSVIRVGDTYYMTSTTMHMSPGVPVMKSTDLKNWTLVNYAYSTLANTAQLNLENGQEAYGNGSWASSIRYLDGTFYVSTFSYTTNRTYIYRTNNIEGGSWTTSVLNGLYHDSALFFENGRVFLVYGVDDIKLIELTADATAIKPGGINQTIITKASAIAGTNFYVPAEGAHLQKINGRYYISLISWPVGSGRSQLIYRADNLTGPYQGRIALQDQGVAQGNLIDTPSGDWYAFLFKDSGAVGRIPYLVPVRWENGWPVFGVNGRVPQQLGFAVENYGLAGVVSADEFNSTRLPLQWQWNHNPDNSGWSLQTRPGFMRITNTRRDSSFVNTRNTLTQRTFGPQSSARVAMETNGMRDGDYAGLGALQARYGYVGVTQSGGNKSIIMVDTTSGSPQEIERISLNQNRVYFRIDMDFRNQTDQARFYFSLDGSNWRAIGNTLSMTYDLDHFMGYRFALFNYGTQSTGGYVDFDYYRLE, from the coding sequence ATGAATATCACCCAACATTTACGCAAACGACTACTCGGACGCGCGACGCCCTTATTGATACTGGCGATGGCTGCATCCTCGATTGTGCTACCGGCGCAGGCCGCGTGCGAATACACCATCACCAACCAATGGGGCAATGGTTTTACGGCCTCGATAAAAATCACCAACAACACCAACGCTGCCGTAAACAACTGGAATGTCAGTTGGCAATATGCGAGCGATAACCGCATCACCAACAGTTGGAATGCCAGTGTCAGTGGTTCCAATCCTTACGCTGCGAGCAACGCGAGTTGGAATGGCAATTTATCAGCGGGCCAATCAACCGAGTTTGGTTTCCAGGGCACCAAGGGCAATGCCGCGCCGGAAATTCCGACGCTGAGCGGAGCGCTGTGTGGTGGTGGTAATCCGATTTCTTCCAGCAGTTCTTCCGCGCAATCTTCCGTTGTTGTGTCATCCAGCAGCGCGCTGTCCAGTTCCAGTGTAATGACCAGCGCTAGCAGCTCGTCCTATTCTCCACCCGCAAATAATTTTGCCGAAAATGGCGGCGTGGAAGATGGCTTAACGAACTGGGCAACGACCGCCGGCACGATTGCGCGCAACACCCAGGAAAGACGCAGCGGTTCCGCCAGTGCGTTAATCACTGGCCGCACATCCGCGTGGAACGGATTAACGTTTAACGTCGGTTCACTCACACAAGGTAATACCTATGACGTAGCCGTATGGGTAAAACTGGCTGCCGGTTCACCAGACGCGGAGATTATCCTCACTGCCAAACGCGAAGACGATGCGGACAGCAGCAGCTACAACGAATATTCCAACATTGCGCGCGCAACAGCCAATGCCAACAGCTGGACATTAGTGCGCGGAAATTACACGCAGAGCGGCACACCCTTTCAACATTTTATTATTGAATCGTCCAACACCAGTGTCAGTTATTACGCCGATGATTTTTCTGTAGGCGGTGAACGCGATGACGAGCCGGTTGATTTAGTGGAAGCAAGCAATCCAATTATCTGGGCTGACGTGCCTGATCCCTCGGTGATTCGCGTGGGCGACACTTACTACATGACCAGCACCACCATGCACATGAGTCCCGGTGTGCCGGTGATGAAATCCACCGACCTGAAAAACTGGACGCTGGTAAATTACGCCTATTCCACCCTCGCCAATACCGCGCAATTGAATCTGGAAAACGGGCAAGAAGCTTATGGTAATGGCTCCTGGGCGAGCAGCATTCGCTACCTGGACGGTACCTTCTATGTGAGTACCTTTTCCTACACCACTAACCGCACCTATATTTATCGCACCAATAATATCGAAGGCGGTTCCTGGACCACTTCGGTGCTCAACGGTCTGTATCACGACTCCGCCTTGTTCTTTGAAAACGGGCGCGTGTTTCTGGTTTACGGCGTTGACGATATTAAATTAATCGAACTCACCGCCGACGCCACCGCCATCAAGCCCGGCGGTATCAATCAAACCATCATCACCAAAGCTTCCGCCATCGCCGGTACCAATTTTTACGTTCCCGCCGAAGGCGCACACCTGCAAAAAATCAATGGCCGCTATTACATTTCGCTGATCAGTTGGCCAGTGGGCAGTGGGCGTTCACAATTAATTTATCGCGCCGACAATTTAACCGGTCCCTATCAAGGTCGGATTGCCTTGCAGGATCAAGGTGTAGCGCAAGGCAATTTAATTGATACACCATCCGGTGACTGGTACGCGTTTTTATTTAAAGACAGCGGTGCCGTCGGTCGCATCCCTTACCTCGTCCCGGTGCGTTGGGAAAACGGTTGGCCGGTGTTTGGTGTGAATGGGCGCGTGCCGCAGCAACTGGGTTTTGCGGTGGAAAATTACGGGCTGGCCGGCGTGGTTTCCGCGGATGAATTCAATAGCACGCGTTTGCCCTTGCAGTGGCAATGGAACCACAACCCGGATAACAGCGGCTGGTCGTTACAGACGCGCCCCGGTTTTATGCGCATCACCAACACGCGCCGCGACAGCAGTTTTGTCAACACGCGCAATACGCTCACGCAACGCACTTTCGGCCCGCAAAGTTCCGCGCGTGTGGCGATGGAAACCAACGGCATGCGCGATGGTGACTACGCCGGGCTCGGTGCCCTGCAAGCGCGTTATGGTTATGTGGGCGTAACACAATCCGGCGGCAATAAATCCATCATCATGGTCGACACCACGTCCGGCAGTCCGCAGGAAATTGAACGCATCAGCCTCAATCAAAATCGTGTGTATTTCCGCATCGATATGGACTTCCGCAACCAGACCGATCAGGCACGGTTTTATTTCAGCCTCGACGGTTCCAACTGGCGCGCCATCGGCAACACCTTGAGCATGACCTATGACCTGGATCATTTCATGGGGTATCGCTTTGCACTGTTTAACTACGGCACGCAATCGACCGGCGGCTACGTCGATTTCGATTACTACCGTTTGGAGTAG
- a CDS encoding MFS transporter — protein MPLALWALTLSAFAIGTTEFVIVGLVPTIAQDLAISVPSAGLLVSLYALGVAVGAPVLTALTGNWPRKPLLLALMSLFIGGNLLAFFAPGYETLVLARVLTGLAHGVFFSIGSTIATSLVSKDKEASAIALMFSGLTLALVTGVPLGTFIGQELGWRATFLVVALLGVIALIGSALLVPKNLQQTPANSLLSQLQVLTEPRLLLVFAMTAVGYGGSFIAFTYLAPVLQQVTGFAPGAIGLIMLVYGVSTVVGNIWGGKLADRKGPVPALSVIFIGLAAVLAVFSFTAQSPVLAVLTVLIWGAFAFGNVPGLQVYVVQLAQKYRPQAVDVASGLNIAAFNLGIAFGAWFGGLVIAERPLTDTGWIGALVVLLALALTRWSGALERKDKVIPAQVIADAE, from the coding sequence ATGCCCCTTGCACTGTGGGCGCTTACCTTGAGCGCCTTTGCCATCGGCACCACCGAATTTGTCATTGTCGGTCTGGTGCCCACCATCGCGCAGGATCTCGCGATCTCTGTTCCTTCCGCCGGTTTGCTGGTGAGCCTGTACGCGTTGGGCGTTGCCGTCGGCGCGCCGGTATTGACGGCGTTAACCGGCAATTGGCCGCGCAAACCCTTGCTGCTGGCATTGATGTCGCTGTTTATCGGCGGCAACCTGCTCGCCTTTTTCGCGCCCGGTTATGAAACCCTGGTGCTGGCGCGGGTACTGACCGGCCTGGCCCACGGCGTGTTCTTCTCCATCGGCTCGACCATCGCCACCAGCCTGGTCAGCAAGGACAAAGAAGCCAGCGCCATCGCGCTGATGTTCTCGGGCCTGACCCTGGCGCTGGTGACCGGCGTCCCTCTGGGTACCTTTATCGGCCAGGAGCTTGGCTGGCGTGCGACCTTTTTAGTCGTGGCCTTGTTGGGTGTGATTGCATTGATCGGCAGCGCCCTACTGGTGCCGAAAAACCTGCAGCAAACGCCCGCCAATTCCCTGCTGTCACAATTGCAGGTGCTGACTGAGCCACGCCTGTTGCTGGTATTTGCCATGACCGCCGTTGGCTACGGCGGCAGCTTTATCGCCTTCACCTATCTTGCCCCGGTGCTGCAACAGGTGACCGGCTTCGCGCCCGGCGCTATCGGCCTCATCATGCTGGTGTATGGTGTGTCCACGGTGGTGGGGAATATCTGGGGCGGTAAACTGGCGGATCGCAAAGGCCCGGTGCCAGCGCTCTCGGTGATCTTTATCGGGTTAGCCGCCGTGCTCGCCGTGTTCAGCTTCACCGCCCAGTCGCCGGTACTTGCCGTACTGACCGTATTGATCTGGGGCGCCTTTGCCTTCGGCAACGTGCCGGGCTTGCAGGTCTATGTAGTGCAACTGGCCCAGAAATACCGCCCGCAGGCTGTGGATGTAGCATCGGGTTTAAACATCGCCGCGTTCAACCTGGGCATCGCCTTCGGCGCCTGGTTCGGCGGCCTGGTGATAGCGGAACGACCCCTGACCGATACCGGCTGGATCGGCGCGCTGGTGGTTCTGTTAGCGCTGGCCCTGACCCGCTGGTCCGGCGCCCTGGAGCGTAAAGATAAAGTCATCCCTGCGCAGGTTATTGCTGACGCAGAGTAA
- a CDS encoding endo-1,4-beta-xylanase, giving the protein MYRSIKTMSCPALLKRPAQCVMLTLAAAALTSTAHAACQYTVTNQWNNGFTASVKVTNNTNAAVNGWNVSWQYSGDNRVTNSWNANVSGSNPYSASNASWNGNLQPGQSAEFGFQGTKGAAAPQVPAVTGALCGGSVSSSSTPSSTPASSSSSSTPPVSSSSSSYSSPSNNFAQNGGVESGLTNWGTTAGTVTRTTSVSRTGAASAYITGRTSAWNGLTFNTGALNNGSEYNVGVWVRLAAGSPDAVVMLTAKRQEDSDTSTYNEYTRVAMATVSANNWTLLEGYYTQSGTPFQHFIIESDSTTVSYYADDFVIGGEAPSSSSSSSSSSSSGNTGKFVGNITTSGAVRSDFTQYWNQITPENEGKWGSVEGTRNVYNWAPLDRIYAYARQNNIPVKAHTFVWGAQSPSWLNNLSGPEVAVEIEQWIRDFCTRYPDTAMIDVVNEAVPGHQPAGYAQRAFGNNWIQRTFQLARQYCPNSILILNDYNNIRWQHNEFITLARAQGNYIDAVGLQAHELKGMTAAQVKTAIDNIWNQVGKPIYISEYDIGDNNDQVQLQNFQAHFPVFWNHPHVRGITIWGYVNGRTWIEGSGLISENGTPRPAMTWLMNYIGR; this is encoded by the coding sequence ATGTATAGATCGATAAAAACAATGTCTTGCCCGGCACTACTTAAACGGCCAGCGCAGTGTGTGATGCTGACACTCGCGGCGGCGGCCTTGACCAGCACCGCTCATGCAGCCTGCCAATACACGGTAACCAACCAGTGGAATAATGGTTTCACCGCCTCCGTCAAGGTCACCAATAACACCAACGCGGCGGTGAACGGCTGGAATGTCAGCTGGCAATATTCCGGCGATAACCGCGTGACCAACAGCTGGAATGCCAACGTCAGTGGCAGCAATCCGTATAGCGCGAGCAACGCAAGCTGGAACGGTAATTTACAACCGGGCCAATCCGCCGAGTTTGGTTTCCAGGGCACCAAAGGCGCCGCCGCGCCGCAAGTACCCGCTGTGACCGGCGCACTTTGTGGCGGCAGCGTGAGTTCCAGTTCTACACCGTCTTCAACACCGGCCTCGTCATCTTCCAGCAGCACACCGCCGGTTAGCAGCTCATCATCCAGCTACTCGTCTCCGAGCAATAATTTTGCGCAAAACGGTGGAGTGGAAAGTGGCTTGACTAACTGGGGAACGACTGCCGGTACGGTTACCCGTACCACTTCCGTGAGCCGCACCGGTGCAGCCAGTGCGTACATCACCGGTCGCACGTCTGCGTGGAATGGTTTGACGTTTAATACAGGTGCCTTAAACAACGGCAGTGAATACAACGTCGGCGTTTGGGTCAGGCTGGCTGCGGGTTCACCGGATGCGGTGGTGATGCTGACAGCCAAACGTCAGGAGGATTCAGACACGTCCACCTACAACGAATATACCCGTGTTGCCATGGCTACCGTGTCTGCAAATAACTGGACACTCCTGGAAGGTTACTACACCCAATCGGGCACACCTTTCCAACATTTTATTATTGAGTCCGATAGCACAACGGTCAGTTATTACGCGGATGATTTTGTGATCGGCGGCGAGGCGCCATCGTCCAGCTCTTCATCAAGTTCATCCAGCAGCAGCGGCAATACCGGAAAATTTGTCGGTAACATTACAACGTCCGGGGCGGTGAGATCGGATTTCACGCAGTACTGGAATCAAATTACGCCGGAAAATGAAGGTAAATGGGGTTCTGTTGAAGGCACGCGCAATGTCTATAACTGGGCACCACTTGATCGCATCTATGCCTACGCCCGTCAAAATAATATTCCGGTAAAAGCGCATACCTTTGTGTGGGGTGCGCAGTCACCGTCATGGCTGAATAATTTGAGCGGCCCGGAAGTTGCCGTTGAAATTGAACAGTGGATTCGCGATTTCTGCACGCGCTACCCGGATACCGCGATGATCGACGTGGTGAACGAAGCGGTACCCGGACACCAGCCAGCCGGTTATGCACAACGGGCATTTGGCAATAACTGGATTCAGCGGACCTTCCAACTCGCGCGTCAATATTGCCCCAACTCCATCCTGATCCTGAACGACTACAACAATATTCGCTGGCAGCACAACGAGTTTATTACGCTCGCCAGAGCGCAAGGCAATTACATTGATGCCGTCGGCCTGCAAGCGCACGAGTTGAAGGGTATGACCGCTGCGCAAGTTAAAACCGCGATCGACAATATCTGGAACCAGGTGGGCAAGCCCATCTACATTTCTGAATACGATATCGGCGATAACAATGATCAAGTGCAACTGCAAAACTTCCAGGCTCACTTCCCGGTGTTCTGGAACCATCCTCACGTGAGAGGCATCACCATCTGGGGCTATGTCAATGGCAGAACCTGGATTGAGGGCTCCGGTTTGATTTCGGAAAATGGCACGCCCCGCCCTGCCATGACCTGGTTGATGAATTACATCGGGCGTTAA
- the dkgB gene encoding 2,5-didehydrogluconate reductase DkgB, giving the protein MTTDTISPQAIPALGMGTFRLKDDDAYNAVRLALDAGYRHIDTAQIYGNEAQVGKAIADSGIARSDIFLTTKVWLDNLGADKFIPSVNDSLQALQTEYVDLLLIHWPTQADGVPMSEYLAELNKTKTQGLARKIGVSNFTVAQLQEAINILGVDNIATNQIEVHPYLQNTTLRRFMKQQGIQPTAYMPLAVGKVLKDPVLQDISNRTGHPIPQVVLRWILNKGMATIPMSTKKHNLESNLAAQHIHLSPDDVALIDGLDCGERIANPSFAPVWD; this is encoded by the coding sequence ATGACGACAGACACCATTTCGCCACAAGCCATTCCAGCTTTAGGGATGGGCACGTTTCGCCTGAAAGATGACGACGCCTACAACGCCGTGCGGTTGGCATTGGACGCCGGTTACCGCCACATCGACACCGCGCAGATCTACGGCAATGAAGCACAGGTCGGAAAAGCCATTGCCGACAGCGGCATCGCGCGCAGCGATATTTTCCTCACCACCAAAGTTTGGCTCGACAACCTCGGCGCGGACAAATTTATCCCCTCCGTTAACGACAGTTTGCAGGCTCTGCAAACCGAGTACGTCGACCTGCTTTTGATCCACTGGCCCACACAAGCGGACGGCGTACCGATGAGTGAATATCTCGCGGAATTAAACAAAACCAAAACCCAGGGGCTCGCACGCAAGATCGGTGTTTCCAACTTCACAGTGGCGCAATTGCAGGAAGCGATCAACATCCTCGGCGTCGACAACATCGCCACCAACCAGATCGAAGTCCACCCTTATTTGCAAAACACCACACTGCGCCGTTTTATGAAACAGCAAGGCATACAACCAACCGCATACATGCCCCTGGCCGTCGGCAAGGTGTTAAAAGACCCGGTATTGCAAGACATTTCAAACCGCACCGGCCACCCGATACCGCAAGTGGTACTGCGCTGGATTCTGAACAAAGGCATGGCCACGATTCCCATGTCGACAAAAAAGCACAACCTCGAATCCAACCTTGCCGCGCAACACATCCATTTATCGCCGGACGATGTGGCGCTGATCGATGGGCTTGATTGTGGTGAGCGTATTGCGAACCCGAGTTTTGCGCCGGTGTGGGATTAG